One Littorina saxatilis isolate snail1 linkage group LG1, US_GU_Lsax_2.0, whole genome shotgun sequence genomic window carries:
- the LOC138962649 gene encoding HAUS augmin-like complex subunit 4: MSSTPRKLSVQFLTQNTDKLPPRLPVTLSAKEAEENPQFVSLLQQLGQLLTSDAVSVEVHKDLQQAEETLRQEKQGWLQSHILHRELQEVILDYDLRSRDTSLSTADKEFKDILEQCLNYAEAGDYLSFTPDPSSKVSLLGLTPGDIHENNPYKKYIPSMQQKLIPELEDRMRRRCENFVSIFHTPTLTDSSSLALAKASQLPGMVERSLRVLEEEKQQLKDTRERREKQFWVYFQTLLDSLGMLEQNVKEYRLGKQSRNNNITAESHAARCDAMCLKIRYVEMQILCDTYTAETVAALKKIKQEIKGASERKEKDRDRVNLALRAYTSVGYGFDELAEEYGRLKQELENKEFALKQIALTS; encoded by the exons ATGTCTTCAACCCCACGGAAATTATCTGTTCAGTTTTTAACGCAAAATACTGACAAGT TACCACCCAGGCTCCCGGTGACATTGTCAGCCAAGGAAGCAGAAGAGAATCCACAGTTTGTTTCACTGCTTCAACAACTGGGCCAGCTTCTCACATCTGATGCCGTGTCAGTGGAGGTACACAAGGACTTGCAACAG GCAGAAGAAACGCTTCGCCAGGAGAAACAAGGATGGCTACAGTCACACATCTTGCATCGAGAACTGCAGGAAGTCATTCTGGACTATGACCTCAGGAGTCGAGACACATCACTTTCTACTGCAGATAAGGAG TTCAAGGACATTCTGGAACAGTGTCTAAACTATGCAGAAGCTGGAGATTATTTGTCCTTCACCCCTGACCCCAGTTCCAAGGTCAGCTTACTGGGCCTAACTCCAGGTGACATTCACGAAAACAACCCCTACAAAAAG TACATTCCATCAATGCAACAGAAGCTGATTCCAGAGCTGGAAGACCGAATGAGGAGGAGGTGTGAAAATTTTGTCAGCATCTTCCATACACCTACGCTGACAG ACAGCAGCAGTCTGGCGCTGGCAAAAGCGTCTCAGTTACCAGGTATGGTTGAGAGGTCACTGCGAGTTCTGGAGGAAGAGAAACAGCAGCTGAAAGACACCAGAGAGAGACGAGAAAAACAATTCTGGGTTTACTTTCAG ACGCTGTTGGATTCGCTGGGTATGCTGGAGCAGAACGTGAAAGAGTACCGTCTGGGCAAGCAGTCccgcaacaacaacatcacagCTGAGTCTCATGCTGCTCGATGTGATGCCATGTGTCTCAAAATTAG GTACGTTGAGATGCAGATTTTGTGTGACACCTACACTGCTGAAACTGTAGCTGCTTTGAAAAAGATCAA GCAAGAAATAAAGGGGGCgtcagaaagaaaggaaaaagatcGTGACCGTGTGAACCTGGCTTTGCGTGCCTATACCTCTGTGGGCTATGGATTTGATGAGCTTGCGGAGGAATACGGACGTCTGAAGCAAGAGCTGGAAAACAAAGAATTCGCTTTGAAGCAAATTGCATTGACAAGCTGA